The Vicinamibacteria bacterium genome contains the following window.
CGGTGGAATCTGATTTCCGCCCCGACAGAAAGGCCGGCGGGTCGACGCCGCGCCGCAAGCGCACCATCCGAGGCTCTCTCCCCTTCGAATGCCCTCTCGGCCTCGGGGACGCTTTCACGAACTCATCTGTCAGAGAACTTGCAGGAAGATTCGCGCAGTCACAAAGTCCACCGCCTCGAATTTCTCCAAGCTGAGCAAGTCTCGATCGCCGGTGACGACGTACCGGGCCTGCCCTTCGAGGGCCGCCTCGATCACCATGTCATCATCCGGGTCACGGCAGACGTTGACCTTACGCTTCGGCTCGATCATCTCTCCACGCAACGCCAGAAGAGCCAGAAAGTCGGAAACGTCGGTGTCGGACAGTTTGTATTTGTCCCGGATTCCAGGCAATGCGAGCTTTTCCAAGAGCTCATCCAAGAGCGATTCGGAATAGACGGCCGTGAAGTCGCCATCCCGCAGCCTCCGAAGTATGGGCCCTACACTGCCGGTTGGCTTGATGAGTGCACGGATGAGGATGTTGGTATCGATGACAGCCCGCATTCAGGCTCGACGTTTACGTGCACGAACCTCGCGAGTCCCCTCTTGCAGATCGTGCTCGACCTCCTCGTCCGAATAACGAGCGTTCGCCAATTCCATACGCTCGAGGAGCTTGTCGAATCGCGACAGTACTCCGGATTCATCAAGCCGTACGAACTTCTGATATTGCGTGTAGGGAATCATGACGGCTTCGGGACGGCTGCCCCGAGTGAGGATGTAGGCAATCCGGTCCTTCGCCACCTCGTCGAAGACGGCCTTGAACCTGCGTTGGAGCTCGGTGACGCCAATAATCTTATCCATAGTAATCCACATTCATGTTTCTATCCACATTCTACTACATAGCCGTGCATCACCGATTTCCCTTTCGGTGTTCCCAGCAAGCCACCGTGAGGAGAGCCTTACTCCGGCAACGCTGAACACTCTTCATGTCTCACTGGTCGAACCAGTGGCTTACCCCTCAATGCGGAGTTGTTACCCTCTCTATTACCCTCATTAGAGGGTATTACCTCTTCTTTCGCCACCGGGCCGCCGGCCCTCTTCCTCGACTCTCGAGCTGGCCTGCTCTTCGGAGCTGCCCTAGAACGCGACGAAGCATATCCCTGCTGACCCCAGGACACGCCCGCTCGAGCTCCACGAGCGCGAACTCGCCGGGAAAAGCGTTTACCGCCGCCAGAACCAGCTCCGTCTTTGCCCCACGCGGACTCTTGAGCTGGCCGACCCGCTCTTCGAGCTCGCGGTAAGCCTCCTTTAGGATGAATAGAATGTAGCCGATGTGCGGCCACGGGTCGTGCTTCCCCTCGTGCCAGCCTTGGGATCCGATTTCCAGCGTCTCGTAGTAGCGCTCTTTGTTCTCCTCGATGAGCCGCTCGAGGCTGATGTAGCGGCCGACTTCGAAGCCGAGATGGTAGGTTTGGAGCAGAAGAAGCAGTCGTGATGCCCGGCCATTCCCGTCTCGAAACGGATGAATACAGAGGAAATCAAGGCTGAAGGCCCCTAGGGCGATGAGCGGATGGAACCATCGTTCCTGCAGGCATCGATGCCAGCTTTCGACGAGCCCGTCCATGAAATGCGGTGTTTCGGCCGCGGGTACCGGCCGGAACCGCACGCGAACGGTGCCGTTCGCATAACGCTCGATGATGTCGCTATCTCTCGTCTTGAACTCTCCGGCGTCACCGACACCCGCCCGGGCGATTCGGTGGAGCTCCTGAATCGATTTCACGGAAACGCGCTCGTTCGCGTGTTGGTCGTGAATTCGCTTCAGGGCGTTCCGATACCCCCGTACTTCCTCTTCGTTTCGATCCCTGAGCTGGGACTTTCCAGAAAGTACGGTCTGCAACCGCGCCTGGTCCACGGTAACCCCCTCGATCCGGTTCGAGGAAACCGCACTCTCGATGATGGCATGCTCCCTCAACACCTTCAGCATCTGAGGTGACTGCCTTCGGAAGAGCTCCTGCTTCCCTCGGGCTTCCCCAAGATCTGCGAGATACCAACCCACCGCGGCCGAGATGTCTCCCTGTCCCACTTCGAACCTTTGGAACGTCTTCACCAGGCGCCCTTATTCCTTGCCTACTGGCGAGTCGAATCATCGAGGTCCGCTCGCTTCCACCCAAGAACAATACCGATCAGGCCGACGCACCGGATTTAGGCTGTTGCCGACGTCGGGAATACCGTGCTCAATTCTTCCTGATATGCCTCCAAACAGCAGCGACCCTGCCGTTCTGCGCAAAGATATCACTCGATTGTCTCAGTATCGGTTCGAACGTTCTGCGCTGGAACCGCAGAAGGCTTCCGGGTGCGCGCTCTGGGGTCGCTCCGGACCATCGACGGGAAAGCTTCCGTGAGGAGGTGTGGCGGCGACGACCCGATCTCGTCCTGACCGGAGACGCAGCTAGCGCATCGACGAAACCTGTCGCTCGAGCTCGGCGAGGCATTTCTGGAGGTAGACGA
Protein-coding sequences here:
- a CDS encoding putative toxin-antitoxin system toxin component, PIN family: MRAVIDTNILIRALIKPTGSVGPILRRLRDGDFTAVYSESLLDELLEKLALPGIRDKYKLSDTDVSDFLALLALRGEMIEPKRKVNVCRDPDDDMVIEAALEGQARYVVTGDRDLLSLEKFEAVDFVTARIFLQVL
- a CDS encoding type II toxin-antitoxin system Phd/YefM family antitoxin — encoded protein: MDKIIGVTELQRRFKAVFDEVAKDRIAYILTRGSRPEAVMIPYTQYQKFVRLDESGVLSRFDKLLERMELANARYSDEEVEHDLQEGTREVRARKRRA
- a CDS encoding Fic family protein, producing the protein MKTFQRFEVGQGDISAAVGWYLADLGEARGKQELFRRQSPQMLKVLREHAIIESAVSSNRIEGVTVDQARLQTVLSGKSQLRDRNEEEVRGYRNALKRIHDQHANERVSVKSIQELHRIARAGVGDAGEFKTRDSDIIERYANGTVRVRFRPVPAAETPHFMDGLVESWHRCLQERWFHPLIALGAFSLDFLCIHPFRDGNGRASRLLLLLQTYHLGFEVGRYISLERLIEENKERYYETLEIGSQGWHEGKHDPWPHIGYILFILKEAYRELEERVGQLKSPRGAKTELVLAAVNAFPGEFALVELERACPGVSRDMLRRVLGQLRRAGQLESRGRGPAARWRKKR